The Raphanus sativus cultivar WK10039 unplaced genomic scaffold, ASM80110v3 Scaffold3812, whole genome shotgun sequence genome includes the window ATGGCGAACACATTGTCCATTCCTTGTATCACCTTCCCAAACACAACATGCTCCCCTTCCAACCTGTGCACACAAGATTTTCACACATAGGTATACCAAACTCTACACttaaaaaaatcatgaataaaactAGAGTTACCAGCTAGCCTTGACAGTAGTGATAAAGAACTGTGAGCCATTAGAATCAGGTCCTGTATTAGCCATCGCTACAACACCTACAAAATTTGATTTCCTAAGTCAAGACATGATAAACTACAAGAATACATTCGTAAGTTTAGTATAAGCGCACTCACCTGCATGTGAATGCTTAATCTTGAAATTTTCGTCAGGAAAGGTACCACCATAGATTGAGTCACTCCCTTTGCCATCACCATGGATGATGTCTCCTCCTTGGATTACGAATCCAGATATTATTCTATGAAATGGTGTTCCTTTATAGTGTAGAGGCTTCCCGCTTGAAGTTTTCCCCTTCTCTCCTAAGTCAGCGTTTCGGAACCATTTTTAATCAGAAACTGAAGCAACCCAATTCCAAGATATAAACACAACCATCTAAGTACAAACCTGTGCATAATGCCCTGAAGTTTTCtgcaaagaaacaaaagagttcTACCATCAGAAACTGTTTAAACAGTTTTTAACAGAATCCTGTAAAGTTTGCAGTCAAGAGATGATGGAAGACATTACCAACAGTTTTGGGTACAACAGTGCCATATAATCCAATAACGATCCTGCCTGCAACACATTGAGCGAAAGCAACACACAATGAAGGAAGTATATGGCAAAGAAGAGATCGCAAAAACTCATGtacataaaaacaatattatacatATCAAGTAGAGTCCTTTTTACCTAAGCGTTGGCCGTCGATATCAACATCGAGAAACACTCTGTGTGTGATTTCATAATCCTGGATCACTTGCTTCTCCTCCTCCTAAGCACACAAACATATAAACATTGGAAGAGCTAAAAACCAGTTTCCACATTGCTAATACACTTGCAAACTCACTTAAAACACTTCACGTGTGCTTAACTAAATACAAGCAACACTAAAGAGAACCACAAAAAGGGGTTTCATTTCAGAGAATCAGATCTCTCATAA containing:
- the LOC130506946 gene encoding peptidyl-prolyl cis-trans isomerase CYP21-1; translation: MGREMSFLLQPRCLLLLVALTIFLIFALFNTGKEEEKQVIQDYEITHRVFLDVDIDGQRLGRIVIGLYGTVVPKTVENFRALCTGEKGKTSSGKPLHYKGTPFHRIISGFVIQGGDIIHGDGKGSDSIYGGTFPDENFKIKHSHAGVVAMANTGPDSNGSQFFITTVKASWLEGEHVVFGKVIQGMDNVFAIEGGAGTYSGKPRKKVVIADSGEIPKDKWDEER